In Aedes albopictus strain Foshan chromosome 3, AalbF5, whole genome shotgun sequence, the following are encoded in one genomic region:
- the LOC134291927 gene encoding angiopoietin-related protein 1-like isoform X1, translating to MSGKYRLRPNVNEQPFMGFCEQEKFGGGWLVIQHRFDGSVDFYRNWTDYKNGFGEIDGEFWIGLERLYKLTKDKNVTLMVEIEDYDGNYGYARYDEFEIGDEDAKYVLKRISGHSGTMGDSMIFLDRGRMFTTRDSDNDINSSENCAQTNKGAWWYHDCSLTNPNGPYHAEGPLRRIFWFYHRSGVPLKFFRMMIK from the exons ATGTCGGGAAAATATCGACTACGACCCAATGTCAACGAACAGCCATTTATGGGTTTTTGTGAGCAGGAAAAATTTGGTGGTGGATGGCTCGTAATTCAGCATCGTTTCGATGGATCGGTTGATTTCTACCGCAACTGGACGGACTATAAGAATGGATTTGGAGAAATTGATGGTGAGTTCTGGATAGGGCTCGAAAGGCTGTACAAGTTGACGAAGGATAAAAATGTGACTCTGATGGTGGAAATCGAAGACTATGATGGCAATTATGGTTATGCTAGATATGATGAATTTGAAATTGGTGATGAAGATGCGAAGTATGTGCTCAAACGAATAAGCGGGCATTCAGGGACTATGGGAGATTCGATGATATTTTTGGACAGGGGGCGCATGTTTACAACGCGTGATAGTGATAATGATATAAACAGCAGTGAAAATTGTGCACAAACGAATAAGGGAGCTTGGTGGTATCATGATTGTAGCCTTAC TAATCCAAACGGGCCATACCACGCAGAAGGACCATTGAGGAGAATTTTCTGGTTTTATCACAGAAGCGGAGTTCCGTTGAAGTTCTTCAGAATGATGATCAAATAA
- the LOC134291927 gene encoding ryncolin-1-like isoform X2, whose translation MSGKYRLRPNVNEQPFMGFCEQEKFGGGWLVIQHRFDGSVDFYRNWTDYKNGFGEIDGEFWIGLERLYKLTKDKNVTLMVEIEDYDGNYGYARYDEFEIGDEDAKYVLKRISGHSGTMGDSMIFLDRGRMFTTRDSDNDINSSENCAQTNKGAWWYHDCSLTFLVSFLLVIQTGHTTQKDH comes from the exons ATGTCGGGAAAATATCGACTACGACCCAATGTCAACGAACAGCCATTTATGGGTTTTTGTGAGCAGGAAAAATTTGGTGGTGGATGGCTCGTAATTCAGCATCGTTTCGATGGATCGGTTGATTTCTACCGCAACTGGACGGACTATAAGAATGGATTTGGAGAAATTGATGGTGAGTTCTGGATAGGGCTCGAAAGGCTGTACAAGTTGACGAAGGATAAAAATGTGACTCTGATGGTGGAAATCGAAGACTATGATGGCAATTATGGTTATGCTAGATATGATGAATTTGAAATTGGTGATGAAGATGCGAAGTATGTGCTCAAACGAATAAGCGGGCATTCAGGGACTATGGGAGATTCGATGATATTTTTGGACAGGGGGCGCATGTTTACAACGCGTGATAGTGATAATGATATAAACAGCAGTGAAAATTGTGCACAAACGAATAAGGGAGCTTGGTGGTATCATGATTGTAGCCTTAC TTTTTTGGTATCTTTTCTTTTAGTAATCCAAACGGGCCATACCACGCAGAAGGACCATTGA